The DNA segment CCACGGCCGGATCGAAGGGGACGGCGGCGAGAAGGGGGATTCCCAGCTCACCGGCGATGTTTTCCAGGCGCTCTGCGCTCAGGTTCCCGCCCTCGAAGATATTCTCGACGTGGCCGCAGTGGGAGCAGGTTTTTCCCGCCATGTTGACTACTAGTCCAAGCGGCCGGATGCCGGAATCCCGCGCGTAGGCCACGGATCGGCGCACCACGTCCAATGCGATCGCGGAGGGGGTGGTCACCATGACCGCGCCGTCCAGATCCGGAATGAAACTCATGAGGGCGGGCGGCTTGTCCGCGGCGGCGCCCGGGGGCAGATCGGCCAGCCACCAATCCAGTTCGCCCCATAGGATGTCCGCCAGCAGTTCCCGGAGGACCGTGTATTCCAGGGTGCCGAGCCAGACGGGACTCAGCTCCATGGGTCCGTTCCACCGGGTAGGCGAGCCATGCTTCAGGAGAAAATCGAGCGAGGCGATTTTCATGCCCAGAGGTCCCTCGATCGGTGTCGCGCCATCGGCCCGAAAGGCTAGGGACCGGCCATTCAAGCCGAGCAGCTTGGGGAGGCACGGGCCGTTGAAATCGACGTCCAGCACTCCTACCCGATTTCCCAGGGCGGCCAGGGCCGTGGCGAGGTGCGCGGTGACGGTGCTCTTCCCGACGCCGCCTTTGCCGCTCATGACGAGGATTTTTCGTTTGATTCCGGCCATTCGAGCATGCACCGCGGAGGTCTGTTCGTGAATTTGGGAGGCGATTTTCGCATCGTCCGCAAATCTAATATTTTTGAGAATGGTTTTCAGGTCGCCGCTCACGAGGGGGATGCTAGAAGATTCCCCCTTGCGGGTCAATGGATCCATCCCACGGCCTGGGAGGGCCGTTTGACATCGGAAGGGTGAGCGGGGAAGATGCCTGGAACGGTCGCGAAACGAATCCAAGATGAGAGCCATCTGTTTATTGATTGTCGCGGGCGTGCTCGCGGCTGCGGGCGCGCAGGACCCTTTGAAGGTGTCCTTGGAAAAGCTTGTGCGCTCGCCGGAAGAGTTCGTGTCGATCCCTCTGGTCGAGGTGGAGGGCGTTCTCAAGAACGCGGGCCAATCCTATTTCAAGGGGGCGCGTTTTGAGATACGCGATGGAGGGTCGGCCCTCGAAGTGGCGCCGTGGCTTCCCCTCGAAGTGGCGCCGCCGAGGCCGGGTTCGGATACTCCAAGACGAACGGTGATGTCGGACTTCCTCAGCAAGAGGGTGCGTCTCCAGGGCCGGATTGTGCCGGCGGGCTCGGAAGGGGCGAAGGACAAGAAGGAAACGCATCGATTTTCAGTCGAGCGCGCCGAAGTGATTTCCCCGGAGAGGCTGAAGTGATCTTGAACCCGCGAACGCCGATTGCCGCGCTTCTCATCGGGTGTTTGGGTTGTGGGGGTGGGGACGAATCGCAAACCCGCCAGTACGCCGCTCCCTCGGACCCCGCCTCATGCCCGTCCGTGGCCGCCGAGAAGAAAGTTCTCGCTCGATCCCGTCTTGCCCCCTATCCCCGGCCGATTTCGTGCGCCTTCCGGCCGCGTCCGTCCCTGCTCGATCCCCTTACGGGTCGATTCTTGCACACGGGCCGAGCGGTGCCCCAGCTCGGAATGCCGAATGTGAGCCGGCGCGATTTCACGCTCCCGGAACGCCCCGAGCCCCGACAAATCGTGACACCCCGCCCGGCGATTCGGGACGTGCGCCCCCCCGGCGAGATTCGCGTTCTGATTCTCTTGGTGGATTTCAACGACAACCCCCACGATTCGGGCATCCCCGTGTCGAAAATCGAGGACACCTTCGTCGGCTCGATCTCCACCGGTAGCATGCGGGAATACTATGAGGAAGTTTCCTACGGGAAACTGAAACTTTCCGGTCAGGCTTTCGGCTGGCGCTTCATCACCACGTCATCATCGAGCAAGTGCGGGAGCACGCCGATCTATTCCTGTTACGTGAACGAATCCTGCGGCGAGGGATCGGGATTGTGTCCCTCCGAGCCGAACTCCCTAACCCTTGCCCGGGACGCCGTGAAGGAGTTCGATTCGACCGTGAACTTTTCACAGTTCGACGGGAACGGGGACGGGTTTGTGGATGCGCTCATGGTGGTCCATCCGGGGCTGGGGGGCGAGGAGTCGAGCCTCAAGCGCGACCTGTGGTCCTCCATGACCATGCTCTCGAACTCCCCGGTGGTGGACGGGGTGCGCGTGCGGGATTTCATCGTTGTTCCCGAGCGGAGCTGCACCGGGCCGGCGCGCGATCCGTGCTCCCAAAAAGGATCGGTGAACATCGGTGTCATCGCGCACGAGTTCGGTCACATCCTCCAATTGCCGGATCTGTACGACACGGGTCGCGGCTCCAGCGACGGCGTCGGCATTTACAGCATCATGGGCACCGGCGCGTACGGTCCCGACAATGAATCCCCCTTCAAACCGACACATTTCCTGGCCTGGGAGAAGGCGCTCCTCGGATGGCTCACACCGCGCACCTTGGCGAAGGATGATTGCGATGCCCGGCTCATGCCCGTTGAAACCAACGAGGACGCGATCCGGATCGATGCGAATGGGCCGGATGATTCCCAATATTTCCTTCTTGAAAACCGGCAGCCGGTGGGATTTGACAGTCGAATGTCAGGGAAAGGGCTGCTGATCACCCACATCGATGAAAAGGTTTGCGAGGCGGGATTTGACGACAACACGGTGAACGCCGATCCGAAACACAAGTGCGTGGACGTGGAAGAGGCCCACGGGGGGACCCAGCAGTTGGACGCGGACGAACGGGAGCACAATCAGGGGACCGCGGAGGATTTCTTTCCGGGTCCGAAGGGCACGAAGACGGAGTTTAAGCGCGACAGTGACCCTTCCTCGGCGCCGTACATCGACGGGCTCCGGAAGGATTCCGGGGCGAATGTGGCTTTGACGAACATTCGGCTGGACGGATCCGATGTCCGCCTCTGCGCTTCGGGCGCGGCCGCCGGTTGCCCCGCCGCGTCCGAAACGGACATCTCCACCGCGCCCGAGACCGCCATCGGAAAAGGGACGGAGTCGACGAACAGCACGGGGGCTGGATCGGGCGCCTCCACGCCGGTGTCCAAGCCGGCGTCGGAGCCGGCGTGGGGGTGTACGGCATATTCGTTTTCCTCGTCCGGCACAGGCGGGCTATTCGACCTTCTCGCCCCGCTCGCGGCGTGGCTCTTCCTGCGTCGCCGCCGTTCCGGTTGACCCCGCACCTATCCCGGCAAATACTTTTCCCCGGTTGGATCGAGGTGACACCCCGATGCTTTCAGATCGCCAGACCCGAACCCGCTGCCGCCGAGCGAGAGGATAGGTGCGGGGTTGACTCTTCCCCCTTGCCCGTGATACTCGCACGCGCATGAAAGCCATGCCGAAGCACGGACGCTTCGTCCCCCTTCGCCGGCCGGGTCGACCGTCCTGGTCGCTTCCGGCACGGCCTGCACTTCCTGTGCGCCGCCTGTGCGCGGCGACGCTTCTGACGCTGTTTCTCCCGGTCGCGTCGGTTCGGGCGGACAATGTCGGCGCGCCCGCCGGGGTCCTCGGGCGCCACAAAGTCGGCTTTTCGGTCAATTCCGGCGTTTTTCAGCGGGATGTGGAATTCAAGGAGGGATTAAGCCAGGCGGGAGCGGCCAACGAGGACAAGGCCGTTTTGACCTCCATCCGCCCCATCGTGCTCAAAGCCCAGGGGAACATTCTCGATTGGCTCAACCCCTACGCCCTCTTCGGCATCGCCGATCTGCGTCTGGACGAAAACAACTACGAAGGGACGATGAAGCCCTATGTCGGGGGGGGGGCGGTTTTCCGGGTGGTCGATTCCCTCGAGGCGGGACCCGACATCAGTTTCCAATTGCACTCGGCCTACACGTACAGCAACGCGTACATCTCAAGCGAAAATGAGAGTTTCGATCTGAATTACTGGGAGGTCCAGGCGGCGCTCATCCTCCACAAGCGCATCAGCAATTTCATTCCGTTCATGGGGATCGCCTACTCGGACACGTTTTTGTCGGAGCTGTCCGGCAACAACGCGAAACTTGATTACGGCGCGCGTACCGTGCCGGTGGGATTGTTCGCGGGTCTCGACTATTTCATCACACCGAACGTGTACATTCACTCGGAGCTGCACAATTTTGTGGAAGATGCCATAATCGTAGGCCTTGGTTTCGACCTCTAGACGATGAAAATATTTTTGGACAGCGCGAACATTGAAGAGATCCGCCAGGTGAACGACTGGGGCATCCTGGACGGACTCACGACCAACCCGTCCCTCATCGCCAAGG comes from the Nitrospirota bacterium genome and includes:
- a CDS encoding P-loop NTPase; protein product: MSGDLKTILKNIRFADDAKIASQIHEQTSAVHARMAGIKRKILVMSGKGGVGKSTVTAHLATALAALGNRVGVLDVDFNGPCLPKLLGLNGRSLAFRADGATPIEGPLGMKIASLDFLLKHGSPTRWNGPMELSPVWLGTLEYTVLRELLADILWGELDWWLADLPPGAAADKPPALMSFIPDLDGAVMVTTPSAIALDVVRRSVAYARDSGIRPLGLVVNMAGKTCSHCGHVENIFEGGNLSAERLENIAGELGIPLLAAVPFDPAVGAGPEHGKIPAPFSEIAAKLAGLLEGSQAS
- a CDS encoding M6 family metalloprotease domain-containing protein, translated to MILNPRTPIAALLIGCLGCGGGDESQTRQYAAPSDPASCPSVAAEKKVLARSRLAPYPRPISCAFRPRPSLLDPLTGRFLHTGRAVPQLGMPNVSRRDFTLPERPEPRQIVTPRPAIRDVRPPGEIRVLILLVDFNDNPHDSGIPVSKIEDTFVGSISTGSMREYYEEVSYGKLKLSGQAFGWRFITTSSSSKCGSTPIYSCYVNESCGEGSGLCPSEPNSLTLARDAVKEFDSTVNFSQFDGNGDGFVDALMVVHPGLGGEESSLKRDLWSSMTMLSNSPVVDGVRVRDFIVVPERSCTGPARDPCSQKGSVNIGVIAHEFGHILQLPDLYDTGRGSSDGVGIYSIMGTGAYGPDNESPFKPTHFLAWEKALLGWLTPRTLAKDDCDARLMPVETNEDAIRIDANGPDDSQYFLLENRQPVGFDSRMSGKGLLITHIDEKVCEAGFDDNTVNADPKHKCVDVEEAHGGTQQLDADEREHNQGTAEDFFPGPKGTKTEFKRDSDPSSAPYIDGLRKDSGANVALTNIRLDGSDVRLCASGAAAGCPAASETDISTAPETAIGKGTESTNSTGAGSGASTPVSKPASEPAWGCTAYSFSSSGTGGLFDLLAPLAAWLFLRRRRSG